A genome region from Triticum aestivum cultivar Chinese Spring chromosome 2B, IWGSC CS RefSeq v2.1, whole genome shotgun sequence includes the following:
- the LOC123044472 gene encoding uncharacterized protein has product MRDLASCLSQTGVQVAHPSSSSAQSMVQCAYLARLRGKSCRVTVTWSRAAMGQALAVAVHDSSGRCLCKTEIKPWLFSKRKGSKAMEVDGGALDILWDLSSAKFAGGPEPLQGYYVALIFDLEAVLVLGDMPRVGDHKASSDALPCDAAMIARKEHTYGKKVYCTKARFSDIGQHHHITIECDTSGTKDPSLEIRIGKKRVLQVKRLAWKFRGNQTFYVDGLPVEVLWDVHDWLFGPSNGCAVFLFQSGRSMEKFLSRPSSQDEKERQVHRFGFTLILHAWKV; this is encoded by the coding sequence ATGAGAGATCTCGCGTCCTGCCTCAGCCAAACCGGCGTTCAAGTCGCCCACCCCTCCTCCTCAAGCGCCCAGAGCATGGTGCAGTGCGCCTACCTGGCCCGCCTGCGCGGCAAATCCTGCAGGGTCACCGTCACCTGGAGCAGGGCGGCCATGGGGCAGGCTCTGGCCGTCGCCGTCCACGATTCCTCGGGCCGTTGCCTCTGCAAGACAGAGATAAAGCCATGGCTCTTCTCCAAGAGGAAAGGCTCCAAGGCCATGGAGGTGGACGGCGGCGCCCTGGACATCCTCTGGGACCTCTCCTCGGCCAAGTTTGCGGGTGGGCCGGAGCCGCTCCAAGGATACTATGTTGCTCTCATCTTTGATCTCGAGGCTGTCCTTGTGCTCGGGGACATGCCCAGGGTGGGGGATCACAAGGCGTCTTCGGATGCTTTACCTTGTGATGCAGCCATGATAGCCAGGAAGGAGCACACGTACGGGAAGAAGGTGTACTGCACAAAGGCTCGGTTTTCGGACATTGGTCAGCATCATCATATCACCATAGAATGTGACACGTCAGGGACGAAGGATCCAAGCCTGGAGATCAGGATTGGGAAGAAGAGAGTGCTGCAGGTAAAGAGGCTTGCATGGAAGTTCAGAGGAAACCAGACGTTCTATGTTGATGGCCTGCCCGTGGAGGTGCTCTGGGATGTGCACGATTGGCTATTTGGTCCGTCGAATGGATGCGCTGTGTTCTTGTTTCAGTCAGGCCGATCCATGGAGAAGTTTTTGTCAAGGCCATCCTCACAGGATGAAAAGGAGCGTCAAGTGCATCGATTTGGTTTTACTTTGATACTTCATGCATGGAAGGTTTAG